The genomic window CGGAGCCTACAACCTGCCGGGCCGAGACGCCTACCACATCCGTCGCATTCACGGCGACCCTGACTTTAGCCGCTTGCGCAACTGGCTGGAATTCGACAGCCGCAAACTAAAGATTGAACCCGAGCTGCGGTATTCGCTGCCAGCGCCGCCCCAGCCGATAGCCCCCAAGTGATGATACCCACATGAAGCCACTGCTCCGCCGTCTGTGGTCGTTCCGCAAACCGAAAACCCGCAACCGTCGTGGACCGTTGCGGGTGATGTTCGTGATTACCAGCATGCCGGTCGGGGGTGCGGAAACCCTGTTGGTCAGCTTGCTGGACCGCTTCGACCCGGCTCGGGTCAGCGGAGAAGTGATTTGTCTGAAACAACCGGGCCCGTTGGGCGAACAGATCGCCGAGCGGATTCCCGTGCACGCCCATCTGTTGTCCGGGAAATGGGACTTTGCCGTGCTGTGGCGGTTGACGAAGTTACTCCGCAGCCGTCGCGCCGACGCCGTGATCACCGTGGGCGCGGGGGACAAAATGTTCTGGGGACGACTGGCCGCTTGGTTCGCCGGTGTACCGGTGATCGCCAGCGCCCTGCATTCGACGGGCTGGCCCGACGGAGTGGGCAAGTTAAATCGGATGTTAACCCCGCTGACCGATGCCTTTATTGGGGTGGCCGACAGCCATGGCGAATTCATGCGCAGTCACGAACGGTTTCCAGCCGAACGGGTGCATGTGATCCGCAACGGCGTCGATACCGATCGCTTCCAACCGGCCGTCGATGGCGGCGGACTGAATGTGCGTGAAGAACTCGGCCTGGCCAGTGACACCCCGTTGGTCGGCATTGTGGCGGCGCTCCGCAGCGAAAAGAACCATTCCATGTTCGTCGACGTGGCCGCAGCCGTGCTGACCCAAGAACCGGACACGCATTTTCTGATCGTCGGTGACGGTCCGGAACGCGCCGCCATCGAAGACCGCTGCCGGCAGTGTGGCATCACCGATCGCGTCCACATGCTGGGCACGCGACACGATACGCCCCGCCTGGTCGCCGCGTTGGATGTCTTTTTGCTGACCTCGCACAACGAAGCCAGTCCGGTTTCGATCCTGGAAGCCCTGGCGGCGCATGTGCCGGTAGTCAGCACCCGCGTGGGTTCGATCGCCGAATCCGTGATTCACGGTAAAACCGGATACCTGGTCGAATGTGACGACGTCCCGGCCGCTGCCGCCAGCGTGGCCGCTTTATTGGTCGACGACCACCGCAATCAGCAATTTGGCGCCGCCGGACGCGAACAGGTGCTGCGAACCGGATCGCTGCAGTCGATGGTTGAGGGATATCAGCAATTGGTTGAAACGATCTATGATCACCAAGCCACCACCGACCGGGCTCAAGCCCATCGCCGCCCCGTGGTCGGCGCCTTCGTCAAAGACAGCGGGCGATAGAATTTCCCCGCGGCTACGGCCCCCCGCAAAACTCCGCAGAGAGCTGCTCAAAAGCTTGGCTGGTTATCCGCAGACCGCCCTGGGAGGCCCGCATGTGGGAACGTAGAATGCGGCCATGAAACTGACCGGACACGCCATCGTTCTACTTGCCAAACTGTTCAGCGGGTGCACGGTGCGCTGGGTGGATTGCCAACCCGACACCTGCCAGCGGATCTACTTCGCCAACCACACCAGCCATTTGGACGCGGTGGTGCTGTGGTCTGCGCTGCCCAAACCGCTGCGAGCGGTGACACGACCGGTGGCCGCCAAAGACTATTGGTCCAAAGGTTTCTTGCGACCTCACATCGCTGAATCGTTCAATGCTCTGCTGATTGACCGCAAGGAAATCAAGGTCCACAAAAGCCCCGTGGATATGATGATCCGGCAGATGGGAGACGTGTATTCGCTGATCGTGTTCCCCGAGGGTAGCCGGGCCAGCGGCGAGGAAATGGGGGAATTCAAAAGCGGGCTGTATTACTTGGGCAAGAAACGGCCCGATCTGGAACTGGTGCCCGTGTGCATCGACAACGTCAACCGGATTCTGCCCCGCGGTGAAGTCTTGCCGGTACCGCTGTTGAGCTGCATCACGATCGGTCCGCCGATTTTCTTGGAAACCGGCGAACCGAAAGTGGAGTTTTTGCGACGAGCTCGAGAAGCCGTCCGCTCATTGCGTGAACGGTAAGCCGGGGACCCTTCGGAGACGCCTGACTTAATAGCCCTGAGTTGTCATACGGCCACACTTTACCCTCCCCCTGGGAGGGTCGAGCGTCAGCGAGGGGATGGTTTTTCGGCCGCGGATAACGGCTCTGACGACCTGCAAGCCCAAGCACCCTCCCCGCTCGTTCCTCGCGACCCTCCCAGAGGGAGGGTGAAATGCCATTAAGTCAGGCGTCTCCTTTGACACAGGGTTAAAACACCAGTGTGAGTCCAAAGTAGCTGGTGGCAACAAAACACCTGTTCGTTAGTCTGCCAGCTTGCACAGCTCGACCCAGTGGCCGTCCGGATCGGTGACAAAGATCTGTTCCGCGCCGTCGGGCCGCGTCTTCCGCTCGGTCCGCTGCAAGCCGGGAACCTTGTCGGAACTCAGGTGCTGATCCCAGGCCTGCATGTCATCGACCTGCATGGCGAAGTGCGTCCCGCGATGATGCGAATGAACGTCCGCCGTACGGTCGCCGATCAGGTGCAATTCCTGATCGACGCCGATGCGAAACCAAGCGCCCGGAAAATCGAACGCCGGCCGCGGCATCGGTTCCAACATCAATACATCACGGTAGAACGCGGCGCTGCGCTGCACGTCGGCAACGTGCAGCGCGACGTGATTCAGCTGCAGCGTTTTCATACGTTCTTCCAAGCTCGCTCGTCGGCGCTGGCCAGCACCGCGTCACAAACCTTCTGGGTTTCCAATGCCTCGCGGAAACTGGGGCTGGCCGGCTCGCCGGTGTCCAACGATTTGAGGAAGTCCGCGACTTGGTGAATGAAGGTGTGCTCGTAGCCGATCTGCAGACCGGGCACCCACCAGTTACCCATGTAGGGCTGGTCCCCGTCGGAGACATGGATGCTGCGCCAACCACGGACGACGCTGTCATCGGAGTGGTCGAAGTACTCCAGGCGATGCAGGTCGTGCAAGTCCCAACGCAGCGAAGCGTGTTCGCCGTTGACTTCCAGCGTGTACAACGCCTTGTGACCACGGGCGTAACGCGTCGATTCGAACAGCCCCAGCGAGCCGTTATCGAAATGGCACATAAAGCTGCAGGCGTCGTCGATCTTGACGGGCTGCTTTTCACCGGTTTCTGCGTTCACGCGTTCTTTGACAAACGTTTCGGTGACGGCGGATACGTCGGCGATGCCACCGTTGAGCCACAGAGCGGTATCGATACAGTGAGCCAGCAGGTCACCGGTCACACCGCTACCGGCCGCTTCGGCATCCAACCGCCAGGTCGCCGCTCCGCCGACCGGCACATCGGCATTGATCGTCCAGTCCTGCAGGAAGTTGGCGCGGTAGTGAAAGATTTGGCCCAGCCGACCTTCATCGATCAGCTTTTTGGCAAGCGACACGGCCGGCACGCGGCGGTAGTTGTACCAGACCATATTGGCCACACCGGCGTCTTCCACCGCCTTGCACATCTCTTCGCCTTCGGCCGTATTCATGGCCAAGGGCTTTTCGCAGAGGATCATCTTGCCGGCTTTGGCCGCTTCGATGGCGATTTCTTTGTGCAGGTTGTTGGGAGTACAGATATCAACGGCGTCGATATCGTCCCGTTTGAGCATCTCACGCCAATCGGTTTCGATCGATTCATATCCCCAGTTGTCGGCAAAGTGCTGTGCCTTTTCCTTGTTGCGGGCGCACAGGGCTTTCAGTACCGGGTGGTGTTCCGATTCAAAAAAGTGGTTGGCTTGGGCGTAGGCATTGGTGTGGGCCTTGCCCATGAAGCCATAGCCGATCATGCCGATATTCAAAGGTTTCATGCTGTTGTTTCCTGATCAGAGTGGTGGGTAGAGCGGCGCGATTAAGCCTGCCAACCGTGGGCGGCTTGAACGTCCTGCATGGCGGCCAGGATTTTGTTCCAGGTATCCTGTTTCATCATCACTTCGTTGGGGAACATGCAGCCGTCCCAACAAATGTGTTGAATCGTTTTCAGCACATCGCCATGCTCGTCACGCAACCAGTATCCAGCGTCGTGAACGATATCCAGTTTGCCATTGGCGTCATCGGGCAGGCAGTGCCGACCGGTTTTGTCGTGGCTGCCGGTACCGTGCACGCTGGCATCGTTTTGGGCGACATGGAAGTCGATGGTCCAGGGACGCAGGGCGTGGGTCAGTTCTTTCAGGGCCTTGTTCTTCTTCTCGACATCCTGCCAATCAAAGTCCTCGGGCAGCAAGGCATCTTCGGGAGCGTTGTAGCCCAACAGGTACAGCAACGTGTGAGCCATGTCGGCTTGGAACCCCAGTCGTTCCGGGTGGCCGACGCGTTCGAGCAGGTCGACCATCTTGCGCCAACTCTGCATGCCGCCCCAGCAGATTTCGCCTTCGGCCGCCAAGCGTTCGTCGTACTCTTCGGCGATGTCGCAAGCGGCTTTGAAGGTGTCGGCGATTTTGGATTGATTGGCTTCCGGATCCTGCACCCAATCGGCGACCGAAGAGGCGCTATCGAGACGCACGACGCCGTAGGGACGAACGCCTAGCTCACGCAACTTCTGTCCGATCTGGCACGCTTTACGTACCTGGGTCAGGAACGCCGAGACCTCATCGGGCGATCCCATGGCGGGCCCGCCGCCGGTGGGCTCCCAGACCGGGGCCACCACCGTACCGATGTCCAAATTCCGCGATTTAACCCGGTCCGCCACGTCCTGCAATTCTTCGTCTGTGGCGTCGATGGAAATATGCGGTTCCGACAAAAAGATGTCGACGCCGTCAAACCCGCGGCCATTCACCTCGGCGGCCGCTGTCAAATCCAACATGGTGTCGAGCTCGATCACCGGATCGTTGCCCTCACCGCCCTTGCCAACGACCCCAGGCCAAGCTGCATTGTGAAGTTTCGGAAAGTTGTTCATGGGTATCTCAATAGAAGGAAATCAATGTTCGTAGCCGAAGTCGCCAGACGGTGCACCTCAGCTGCCGGCTTTGGGAATTTTGTCCCCGTGGACTTCGGGTCCGAAGTACCGCAAGCCCACCAGCGGCTCGGCGCCGGTGTTCTCGATCTTCACGCCTGCCGTGGCGGCTTCGTGTGAGATGAACACTTCGTCTTCGGTGTTTTCGCCAAACCGGATCATGGCGGGCGTTTGCAGATCCAGCGATCCCATCCGGCCTTTGCCTTGGACGGTGATCCAGGAACTGGCACCGGGGTCCCGCAGCGTGCAGCTGGCACCGGGCTGGATGGTCAGCTCTTTGGCGCTGAACAATTGCTGGCCGTCTACCGTGCCGTACACGATCCATAGGTCTTCGTAATCGTCGCCGCTGGCCGCTTCGTCGCGAATCGGTTCCAGGTAGTTGGAGTTCTTGAAGTGGGTATCGACGTTGCGATCCCAATCCAACTGGCCCACGATAAAGTCCAGGTCCTGATGTTTTTCCTCGGGCATGTCTTTGACCAACAACGACCACGGCACATAGCGGCCTTCGACGATCGATTGGTACATCCCAAATACGTCGCTGCCCCACTGCGGTTCGTAGGTGCACAGACTGCCAGGCGCGTGCAGCACGCCCGGCGGAATCAACCACCCGGTGCCGCGTTTGAGGCGGTAGGCGCGGGACAGGTCGAGGATGCCGTTGTCGCCCGCGTTCCAGTTTTCCAAGCAGCGCCGCACGTCTTCTTGGCTGGTGCCCGGTTCCAGGCCCATAAAGGTGTACGCGAAATTGTTGTCGACGTTGTTCAGCTGCGGTGGGAAGTAATAGCTCTCCGGCTTGCCTTCTTGCCCGACCAGTTCAGCATCTTCGAAAGATTGATGCATGTGGTGGGGAATGGGCCCCATGTTATCGAAAAACTTCGAATACACCGGCCAGCGGTTGTATTTGTCATAGATGCTGGCCCCGATCAGTCGCTGACCGGCTTCTTCGACGGCGTCTTTGAGCAAGAATTTTTTGCCTTCGAACAAGCAAAAGCTCAGGCCTTCATGCCAGACGCGTCCTTCGTTGGCCGCTTCGGTGGTACTGCCGAACCAACGCTCATCGATCCCGCCACGGTCGGCGCCAAAGCGATAGTAATCGTTGGGATGCAATTTAATGCGGCGTCCGGGATGCAAAAACGAGCGAGGCACCCAGGTGGGGGTCAGCCGCAGCAGGCCTCCGCCGGCATCCAAAGCCGAATCGAGCAAGGACGCGACGCTGTCGCCTTTCACAAGCCCTTCGTCCAGAGCGATATCCATGAAGCAATTCCTGAGGGGGATGTAGAGCAGGACCAGCGTCAATCCGGTCCGAGAAGTAGGATGCAGGACGGATGTTTTAGGCTGTCTCGGACTGTAATTCAAGTAACGAGACGGCCCCGCGAAGGCAATTCTAGCCGAACAAGGGCCCTCACGCCCCCACAACCGGACGCCTAGCGGGGGTCAGTCAGAAGATAAGTAAACCAGGTAGGCAGTGACCGCCCCCAAGTAGCATGGGCCCCCGGCCCGTGTAAGCAAAGCAGCATGGGCCCCCGTCCCGCGCGAGCAAAGTAGCATGGGCCCCCGGCCCGTGTGAGCCATCCAGGCCACAAGAGCCGGAACGTCCGGCGAGAGGTGCGTGCCCCCTCACGAAGCCAAATCTGAAATCTGCTATCTGAAATCTCAGATCTTCCCCTATTCCATATACCGTTCGCGGGGGTCGGTCAGGCCTTCGGCCAATCGTCGCAAGGCCTCGGTTTCGATCTGGCGGACGCGTTCGCGGGTCAGTCCCAGCGTGGCCCCGATCTCTTTCAACGTGTGCGGCTCGTCCCCGGCCAGACCGAATCGCAGTTTCAGCACTGTGGCTTCGCGTTCTTCGAGGCCGTCGAGCAGATCCATGGCGTGCCGTAGGATGTCGTGGTCAAGCATCTCCTCATCGGGGCTCTTGAGCCGCTCGTCCATCACCATTTCGCCCAGTGACCAGCCGGAATCGGTCTGGTCGCTCTGCGGCGTGCTGTTGTTGATGCGGATCGCCTTTTTGATGATCGGCAGCTTCTTCTTGGGCAGCCCCAGCATGCGAGCGGTTTCTTCGTGGGTCGGGGTGCGGCCCAGTTCTTCGGTCAGCCGCGAGGTCGCTCGTCGCCATTTGCTGAGCAATTCGACCATGTAGGCGGGAATCCGGATCGTTTTGGCGCTATTGATCAGAGCCCGTTTGATCGATTGTTTGATCCAGTAGCTGGCGTAGGTGCTGAACCGCGTCCCCATCGTCGGATCAAAACCTTCCACCGCCCGCAACAGCCCCAGGTTGCCTTCTTCGATCAAATCCTGCAGGCCCAGACCTTTGCCGGTGTAGCCACGAGCGATATTGACGACTAGGCGGAGATTGGCGCGAACCATCCGGTCGCGAGCTTCGACATCGCCCTGGGCGATTCCGGCGGCCAATTCCAGTTCCTCATCCGCACTCAGCAACGCCGTTTCGTTGATCTCACGCAGATAGGTCTCCAAGGGCGACTGGGCGCCACCACGGGTTCGCGAAGCTCGCATCTGGCGGCGAGCTTCGGCCAGTTCCGCAGCCTCTAAATCCGGCAAATCGGGGGCGTCGTTTGCGATGATGGATTCTGACATGGACAACTCTCTATCTGCTTGATGGGGAGGACCGGTCAATGAAATAGCAAATGCCAAGACCAGTGGATCACACAAATAGAAATCGGTTGCGCAAGCTCTGCTGCCCAAAAATAAATGCAACAGGGTAAGTAAACCGGTTGTAGCGGTTAGGACTGGGGGGCCAAACGCTGGGTGGCCGGCCGCGCGTCGGAGACCACTCGCTGCAGTTCGTCCAGGTACTCTAGAAACCGCTGCCGGCCGATTTCGGTCAATTGCACGCTAGTCGTGCTGCCGCGGCCCTCGCCGACCTTGTCGACCACAACCAACTGGGCTTCGGCCAAAGCTCGCAAATGGCGGTTCAGATTGCCGTCGGTCAACGCACACAACTGTTTCAGCTCGGCGAATCGTAGGCCTTCGGCATTGGTCGCCAAGGAAGTCAGTATTCCCAGCCGCGCCTTCTCGTGGATCACCCGTTCCAAGCCGTCATACGCAAAACGCGCGGACTCTAGTTCTTGTCGATGACTCATTCCTGCCGCTCCAAGTGCCAGTACAACAACCCCGCTGATAAACACTGCCCGCCCCCAAACAAAATCCCCATCCCCATTCCCGCGATGGGCATCGCTTGCGGCGCCGCCAGCAACCAGACAGTGGCCGCCGCCGCGTAGTAGCTCCCACAGACCGACGCGATGAACGGCAACATCGGACGGGTCGCAAATATTCCCAACGCCAGACAATATGCCCACAGCGAAGGCAACATCCAACCATAGCCCGGTGCCACTCGCAGCAATCCGGCCGTCAACAAGGCCCCCACGCATAAACAGGGCGTCAACACGTTCAATACCTCACGCGTCATCCGCCGTTGCCGCGCCGTGGGACTGGCATGATACCGCATCACCATGTCGATCACCACAAACGCCAAACTGCAGCCCGCCACCAGACTCCACAGCCCCACGTACTGCTGCAGGTAAGCCGCATCGTCGACCGCCACCAGCCAGCGAGACTGAAAAGCCGCCGCGGCAATCGCCAGCAACCCCGATCCCAACGTCGGCAGAGCCCGGATGCCATCAAACCGCTGGGCACGCGCAACCGATTGGCGAATCCAATCGATCTCGTCCATCGCTTCCTCAATCCGCATCTCAGCTACTTCGCTCGTACCGGACCCCAGGCCGCCTCGGTGACCCTTCCAACTGCCTCGAATCAAGGAAAACCGGCGGCTTTGCAACAGAAAGCTTAGTGTTCCGAGGCCGCCTGTCAACTTTTTTCCCGACGGTTTTTTTGAGCTTTGACCTAACGTGTCCACGGCCTGGCGAAGATACCCGCAGTGGGATTGGCTCCCACAAGGAACTTCACCAACCCTCCCGTCTCCGCTGGAACGAGTCCGAGCGAAGACGCAGCCGAGTCCTGACGATGACACAGCTACTACTATTCGATGCCCTTGATTCGTCCGCTGGATTGGCCACGCCGGTGTACCCGAGCGTGGTCGCCGAGCCCACTGGCGGGAAGTCGAACACCGCCCGGAAGTCCCCCGCCGTGACGGCCTCCACGCCGCTGCCGCAGTTGTCGCGGAGCCTGCCGCTGTACGATCCCCAACGCGGCGAACTGCATCACTTTGGCGACCTCGCCCAAGGCGTGATCAGCCGCTATGAGATCGTCGCCCAGCGCCGAGCCGTGTTGTTGGCCCGCGGCCCCCGCCAAGTCGCCCGAGCCTAACAGTTCCGCTTCCGCGTAGCATGGGCCCCCGGCCCGTGTCCCTTTCGTAGCATGGGTCCCCGGCCCGTGTTCGCTCCTGGCCCCTCCGCCTCTTCCTGACCGATCTGCACGGGCCGGGGACCCATGCTACTTTTTCGCACACGCGCATCGCCGTGCCATCTCAGTTATGCTTTAAAGCTTGCTATTCACTCATCCTCCGCATTGCGTATGAGCCGTTATGCCCCAACAAGCTTTTCCGTATTCTGCATGCCGTCTGGTGTTCGTGCTGTGCCTGGTCGCCGGTTTGTCCCTTGCCCTGTGCGCGCACCGAGCCACGGCGGCGTCTCCGAATGTGATCGTCGTGTTGGCGGACGATCTGGGCATCGGCGACGTTTCGCCGACCAACCCGGACGGCAAGATCAAAACGCCCAATCTGCAACAGTTTGCCGACCAGGGGCTGACCTTCCACGATGCGCATACGCCCAGCGCGGTGTGCACGCCCACGCGATACGGCTTGCTGACCGGGCGCTACAACTGGCGTTCGCGACTGGCTCGAGGCGTCCTGAGCGGTACCAGCGAGCACCTGATTCCTGCCGACCGGCCCACGCTGGGGCACTTAATGCGGGGTGCGGGATACCACACCGCGATGATCGGCAAATGGCACTTGGGCTGGGACTGGCCCAAGGTGGGCAAAGAGATCGATTTTACTCAACCCGTTCTTAACGGTCCCGACATCAACGGCTTCGACCACTACTACGCTCACTGTGGTTCATTGGATATGCCGCCCTACGTCTGGGTCGATACCGGACGCGTGACCGCCCAGCCGGATCGCGTCGAGGGCGTGACCAAGAAGCAAGATCGCTACGGTTGGTACCGTAAAGGTCCTATCGGTGCCGATTTCCATATCGACGAAGTCCTGCCGCACCTGTTCGGTCAATCGATGGACTACGTCCGCAAACACGCTCCTCAAAAAGATGCCGACAAACCGTTCTTCCTGTACTTGGCATTGCCCGCTCCGCACACGCCGATCGTGCCGGTACCGCCGTTTAAAGATGCTAGCGGCATGAATCCCTATGCGGACTTTGTGATGCAGGTCGATCACCACTTCGGGGAATTAATGGCCTGCCTCAAGGAAGCTGGTATCGATGACAACACGCTGGTCATTTTCACCAGCGACAACGGATGCTCTCCGGAAGCCAACTTTGGAGTCTTGGCCAGCCACAACCACGATCCCAGTGGCGGTTATCGCGGACACAAGGCGGACATTTTTGAGGGCGGACATCGTGTGCCCTTACTCGCTCGCTGGCCCGAAACAATCGCCGCCGGCCGTGATACCGATCAACTGGCCTGTTTGACCGATCTGTATGCCACGCTGGAAGCGATCACCGGCCAACCGCGTCAAGCGGTCGGTGGCGAAGACAGTTTCAGTTTGCTGCCCGTCTTCACCGGCCACACAACCGGTCAGGACAGCCCTTCGCGAAGCACATTGATCAGCCACTCCATCGGCGGCTCCTTTGCAATTCGGCAAGGCAACTGGAAACTGTGCCTGTCGGCGGGCAGCGGCGGCTGGAGTTCGCCGCGGGAGATGGTAGCACGCGAACGAGGCCTACCGCCGATGCAACTGTTTGATCTGGAAAACGACCGCAGCGAACAAAACAACTTGGTCCAACAACATCCTGATAAAGTCAATGAGTTGTTACGCATTCTGCGACGCGAAGTCGAACAGGGCCGCTGCACCCCCGGCGAAGCGTTGGACAACGATCGCCAGGTCGACGCCCTGCCCGCGGGCGTTAGCTGGCCGACGCCGGAAAACTAAGATTTTCCCGCGGCGAAGCAGCGACGCAAAACCTGCCCGCCCGCAAATCTGGAATCTCCTGACTCTAACGAAATCTATGTATGGGCCGTACAAAGCCGAGCAATCGTTTAACCCGTAGCCGGAGAAGGCTGCTGATTTAGTCGTGGAGCGACTGATTCAGCGGCCTCCGCAGGCGTAGGCGTCCGGACGGCCTAGCATTGAAGTCGACGCGAATGGTTCGATACCACCGACAAACACGCCAACGTTTTCGCTTGCCCTCGCCGACGCCTCCGGCTAGGGGTTAAACGATTGCTCGGTTGTCCGCAGCCTGACCAATCGTTACCGGACGCGTACATAGTTTCCGGTAGAGTCAGCAAACCTGAAACCTGAAACCTGAAACCTGAAACCTGAAACCTGAAACCTGAAACCTGAAACCTGAAACCTGAAACCTGAAATCTGAAATCTGAAATCTGAAATCTGAAATCTGAAATCTCAAATCTCAAATCTCAAATCTCAAATCTCAAATCTCAAATCTCAAATCTCAAATCTCAAATCTCAAATCTCAAATCTCAAATCTCAAATCTTCCAACTCCCAACTCCCAGCCATGCCCCGCATCCTGCCGCTCTTACTGCTGCTGTGCCCGACTCTCCTGCCTGCCGCCGAAACCTCCGACACTGCCGATCGTACCGTCCAGTCCGATGTGCCCCAGGGCAAATTGACCAGCGGCGAGTTCTCTGACAGCCAGCTGTTCCCCGGCACGACGCGGCAATACAGCGTTTACGTACCGGCCCAGTACCGCCCCGATCAACCCGCCGCGTTGATGGTGTTTATGGACGGTAAGAACTACGCCAAAGCGGACGGATCGTTTCGCGTTCCCACGGTGTTCGACAACCTGATCCACCAACAAGCGATGCCGGTGACGATCGCTGTATTCGTGAATCCGGGCACGATCCCCGCTACCAAACCCGGGGCTGCCAACCGCAGCAACCGCTCGTTCGAATACGATTCGCTGGGTGACCGCTATGCAAACTTCCTGATCGATGAATTCCTGCCTGTGGCTTTGGATGGCTTGAACGTGTCCAGCGATCCGGCGCAGCGAGCCGTGTGCGGGATTTCCTCCGGCGGGATCGCGGCCTTCACCGTCGCTTGGGAAAAACCCGAACAGTTCGGTAAAGTGCTCAGCCACATCGGCAGCTTTACCAACATCCGTGGCGGTTGGGCTTACCCGGGCCTGATCCGCAAGACCCATAACAACCCCAAGCCGATCAAGGTCTATCTGCAGGAAGGCGAAGACGACCTGAGCAACTTGCATGGCGACTGGCCTTTGGGAAACCAAGACATGGCCGCGGCGCTGCAATTTGCCGGTTACCAGTACAAGCTGGAAATGACGACCGGCGGGCACAGCGGCAAATGGGCGGGCGAAGTTCTGCCCTCGGCCCTCCGCTGGCTGTGGTCCGATCAAGCGGAATCGACGGTGATTACAGCCACGCCGACCAAGCCGGATTGGCAACCGCATGCCGACGCCGTCCGCCGCGAAGACGTACCGCAAGGCACCGTGCATGACATGCCACCGTGGGAGTCGGAGATTCTGGAAAACACGATTCGCGACTGGTCGATTTACGTTCCCGCTCAATACAACAAGGATCAACCGGCGGCTTTGATGGTGTTCCAGGACGGTCACTCGTTCCGCAATCCCAAGGGTCGCTGGCGGGTTCCGATCGTGTTCGACAATCTGATCGCCGACGGACACATGCCGCCCACGATCGCCGTGTTCCTCAACCCTGGGCACGACCAAACCAAACCGCGCGGTAAACGTGGCAAACCTTCGGATCGCGGGTTGGAATACGACAGCCTGGGTGGTCGTTACTCCCGCTTCTTGATCGAAGAGATTCTTCCGGAAGTCCGGCAGCGGTACAACATCTCGCCGGACCCTGCCATGCATGCCATCGGCGGGTCGAGCAGCGGAGCGATCTGCGCGTTCACGGCCGCATGGGAACATCCAGAGGTTTTCCGCAAAGTGTTTTCCAGCGTCGGCAGCTTCACGCATCTCCGCGGCGGTAACGCTTACCCCGGTTTGGTGCGCAAAACCGAACCGAAACCGCTTCGCGTTTACATGGCCGATACCAGCGCCGACGTCGACAACGCGTTTGGCAGTTGGCCCTGGGCGAA from Roseimaritima ulvae includes these protein-coding regions:
- a CDS encoding Gfo/Idh/MocA family protein, with the protein product MKPLNIGMIGYGFMGKAHTNAYAQANHFFESEHHPVLKALCARNKEKAQHFADNWGYESIETDWREMLKRDDIDAVDICTPNNLHKEIAIEAAKAGKMILCEKPLAMNTAEGEEMCKAVEDAGVANMVWYNYRRVPAVSLAKKLIDEGRLGQIFHYRANFLQDWTINADVPVGGAATWRLDAEAAGSGVTGDLLAHCIDTALWLNGGIADVSAVTETFVKERVNAETGEKQPVKIDDACSFMCHFDNGSLGLFESTRYARGHKALYTLEVNGEHASLRWDLHDLHRLEYFDHSDDSVVRGWRSIHVSDGDQPYMGNWWVPGLQIGYEHTFIHQVADFLKSLDTGEPASPSFREALETQKVCDAVLASADERAWKNV
- a CDS encoding sigma-70 family RNA polymerase sigma factor encodes the protein MRASRTRGGAQSPLETYLREINETALLSADEELELAAGIAQGDVEARDRMVRANLRLVVNIARGYTGKGLGLQDLIEEGNLGLLRAVEGFDPTMGTRFSTYASYWIKQSIKRALINSAKTIRIPAYMVELLSKWRRATSRLTEELGRTPTHEETARMLGLPKKKLPIIKKAIRINNSTPQSDQTDSGWSLGEMVMDERLKSPDEEMLDHDILRHAMDLLDGLEEREATVLKLRFGLAGDEPHTLKEIGATLGLTRERVRQIETEALRRLAEGLTDPRERYME
- a CDS encoding transcriptional regulator, whose amino-acid sequence is MSHRQELESARFAYDGLERVIHEKARLGILTSLATNAEGLRFAELKQLCALTDGNLNRHLRALAEAQLVVVDKVGEGRGSTTSVQLTEIGRQRFLEYLDELQRVVSDARPATQRLAPQS
- a CDS encoding sugar phosphate isomerase/epimerase family protein; its protein translation is MNNFPKLHNAAWPGVVGKGGEGNDPVIELDTMLDLTAAAEVNGRGFDGVDIFLSEPHISIDATDEELQDVADRVKSRNLDIGTVVAPVWEPTGGGPAMGSPDEVSAFLTQVRKACQIGQKLRELGVRPYGVVRLDSASSVADWVQDPEANQSKIADTFKAACDIAEEYDERLAAEGEICWGGMQSWRKMVDLLERVGHPERLGFQADMAHTLLYLLGYNAPEDALLPEDFDWQDVEKKNKALKELTHALRPWTIDFHVAQNDASVHGTGSHDKTGRHCLPDDANGKLDIVHDAGYWLRDEHGDVLKTIQHICWDGCMFPNEVMMKQDTWNKILAAMQDVQAAHGWQA
- a CDS encoding VOC family protein, producing MKTLQLNHVALHVADVQRSAAFYRDVLMLEPMPRPAFDFPGAWFRIGVDQELHLIGDRTADVHSHHRGTHFAMQVDDMQAWDQHLSSDKVPGLQRTERKTRPDGAEQIFVTDPDGHWVELCKLAD
- a CDS encoding cupin domain-containing protein, producing the protein MDIALDEGLVKGDSVASLLDSALDAGGGLLRLTPTWVPRSFLHPGRRIKLHPNDYYRFGADRGGIDERWFGSTTEAANEGRVWHEGLSFCLFEGKKFLLKDAVEEAGQRLIGASIYDKYNRWPVYSKFFDNMGPIPHHMHQSFEDAELVGQEGKPESYYFPPQLNNVDNNFAYTFMGLEPGTSQEDVRRCLENWNAGDNGILDLSRAYRLKRGTGWLIPPGVLHAPGSLCTYEPQWGSDVFGMYQSIVEGRYVPWSLLVKDMPEEKHQDLDFIVGQLDWDRNVDTHFKNSNYLEPIRDEAASGDDYEDLWIVYGTVDGQQLFSAKELTIQPGASCTLRDPGASSWITVQGKGRMGSLDLQTPAMIRFGENTEDEVFISHEAATAGVKIENTGAEPLVGLRYFGPEVHGDKIPKAGS
- a CDS encoding lysophospholipid acyltransferase family protein; amino-acid sequence: MKLTGHAIVLLAKLFSGCTVRWVDCQPDTCQRIYFANHTSHLDAVVLWSALPKPLRAVTRPVAAKDYWSKGFLRPHIAESFNALLIDRKEIKVHKSPVDMMIRQMGDVYSLIVFPEGSRASGEEMGEFKSGLYYLGKKRPDLELVPVCIDNVNRILPRGEVLPVPLLSCITIGPPIFLETGEPKVEFLRRAREAVRSLRER
- a CDS encoding glycosyltransferase: MFVITSMPVGGAETLLVSLLDRFDPARVSGEVICLKQPGPLGEQIAERIPVHAHLLSGKWDFAVLWRLTKLLRSRRADAVITVGAGDKMFWGRLAAWFAGVPVIASALHSTGWPDGVGKLNRMLTPLTDAFIGVADSHGEFMRSHERFPAERVHVIRNGVDTDRFQPAVDGGGLNVREELGLASDTPLVGIVAALRSEKNHSMFVDVAAAVLTQEPDTHFLIVGDGPERAAIEDRCRQCGITDRVHMLGTRHDTPRLVAALDVFLLTSHNEASPVSILEALAAHVPVVSTRVGSIAESVIHGKTGYLVECDDVPAAAASVAALLVDDHRNQQFGAAGREQVLRTGSLQSMVEGYQQLVETIYDHQATTDRAQAHRRPVVGAFVKDSGR